Within the Aminivibrio sp. genome, the region GACTGTGAATGACACAAAGAAAGCAGGACATTATTTTCGGGGCGACCGGAACGGCAATCTCTCTGGTAGTCCTGTGGCTGTCGGTACAATATCCGTCGGATTCAGCCCTTTTCCCTCTTCTTTCCGCATCGGGAATTTTCGTCTGCAGCCTGGCTGTCCTGATAATGGCCATAAAAAGCAAAGAGGGGAGCGAAAAGGTCGAAGGCATCAATCTGCGTTCAGCCGCATTGTTCGGAGCGGTGCTTCTTCTGTACGTTCTTTCCATCGAAAAAGCGGGGTTCTTTTCATCGTCCTTCTTTTTCGTGATGGCGGTTTCCATGCTGTGGGGCGGATTCGGAAAAGGGGTTTCCCTTCGTTTTTCCCTGCTCTTTGCCGCTCTGTTTACCGTTTTTCTTTATATTACCTTCGTCAAAATTTTCACGGTTCCTCTCCCGAAAGGTTTTTTACTTTGAGCTAGGAGGGTAATGATGTTCGAACAGTTGGTGTCCTCTCTTTCTGGAACCCTGGTTTTTGCAAATCTGGTGGCCATGGTTGTCAGCACCGCGGCCGGAATCATGGTTGGGGCTCTACCCGGTCTCTCGGCTTCCATGGGCGTCGCCCTCCTCATCCCCTTCACGTTCACCATGGATCCGCTCACGGGGCTTCTGTGCATGGCAGGCATGTACAACGGGGCCATTTACGGCGGCTCGATCGCTGCGATTCTCATCAACATTCCGGGAACTCCCGGCGCCGTGGTCACGACCTTCGACGGAAACGCCATGGCAAAGAAGGGAGAAGGGCGGTACGCCCTTGAAACGGCGGTTATCTGTTCCACCGTCGGAGGAGTCGCGAGTGCCCTTGCCCTCATGTTTATCGCCCCCTACCTGGCTGCGCTGGCTCTGAAGTTCGGACCGGCGGAGTATTTCTGGATCTCGGTCCTCGGGCTGTCGACCATAGCGAGCTTTCTCTCCGGTTCGACGGTCAAGGGGCTTTTCTGCGCCTTTGCGGGGCTGTTTATAAGCACCGTGGGCATCGACCAGATCAGCGGCGTTTTCCGCTTTACCTTCGACAACATGTACCTTATGGAAGGGTTTCCCGAAATAGTGGTCCTCATTGGCCTGTATTCCATCCCTGAAGTGTTTACCATGCTTGAGGAGGTTGCTGCGGGGAAAACAGCTGCGGCGAACAATTTTCTCCTTGAGCAGGCAACGAATAAAGAGGAAAAACGATGGACTTTCCGTCAGGATTTCAAGGCTTCAATCCCCACGTGGACCCGTTCTTCCATAATAGGAATCGTTATAGGAATGATTCCCGGCGCGGGATCGAGCATTGCCGCTTTTATCAGCTATAAGGAAGCGAAACGGAAATCGAAGAATCCCGATAACTTCGGCAAAGGCGAGGTCGAAGGCATCCGGGCGTCGGAAACTGCAAACAATGCAGTCACTGCGAGCGCTATGATCCCCATGCTGACCTTTGGAATTCCCGGAAACGTGGTTACGGCCATCATGGTCGGAGGCCTTCTCATCCACGGGCTTCACCCGGGCCCCAATCTTTTCATCAAGGAACCGAGGATCGTGTACGGGCTCATGTGGGGAATGCTTCTCACGAATTTCATCATGCTCACCCTGGGATATTTCGGTGCCCGATTTTTTGCAAAATGCCTGAAGATGCCCACGGTGATTCTTGCCGCCGCCATAGCCGTTTTGAGTACCGTTGGAACCTACAGCCTGAATAACTCCATGTTTGATGTGTATTCAATGCTGTGTTTCGGAGTTGTCGGGCTTGTCATGCGGAAAATGAAGCTGCCCATCGCTCCGGCGGTTCTTGGAATAATTCTTGGGCCCCTTGCGGAGACAGAATTGAGGAGAGCGCTGATGATTGCTGACTCTCCCATTGAAATCTTCACCCGCCCTCTTTCGTTTTTCCTGTTCCTTCTGACGCTGCTCAGCCTGTTCTACCCTGTATTCAAAGCACGTTTTGCAGCCCGCGGAACGAAGGCGTGAGTGATGGATTCCGACATAGTTCAGCTGGGAGGGAAAGCCAATGGAGCTGTTCAAAAAGGAGAAACTGGAGTCGTTTTGTTCTTCCGTATATCAGGCAGCCGGTGTTCTGAGGGAGAGAGGGGATATCTTGGCCGCCTCCATGGTCCATGCGAGCCTCAGGGGTGTTGAATCCCACGGGGTCAGCAGAACGGGGATTTACCTGAAAAGAATAACGTCAGGCATGGTCCGGCCGAATGCGGCTCTGAAAATTGAACGGGGCGGACGGTCAGGGGCCATGATGGACGCAGGGAATACCATAGGACAGTTTGCGGCTTCCGAAGCGTCGAAGCTGGCGGCTGAACTGGCGGAAGAAAACGGAATCGGCTGTGTGGGCGTCCGGGGATCCAACCATTTCGGCGCGGCCAGTTTTTATACCCTTCCGCTGGCACAGAAAGGCTACATTGCTCTCGCCATGTCCAACGCCCCTACCACCATGGCCCTCTGGGGCGCCGGGAAGCCCTACACAGGAACAAACCCCCTTTCCTATGCCCTTCCTGCCGGAAAATACGAACCGCTGGTGCTGGATATGGCCACGAGCATCGTAGCCAGGGGAAAAATCCGCAGGGCGTGGAAAAAAGGGGAAAAGATTCCGTCGGACTGGGCAATAGACAAAGACGGCAATCCGACGGAGGATCCGGAAAAAGCGCTCGAGGGATATGTCCTTCCCTTCGGCGGCCCGAAGGGTTCCGCCATTGCCCTTTTCATAGAAGTCATGGCGGGGGTTTTGACTGGAGCGGCCTTCGGTCCTTCCCTCGGGAGTATGTACAACGACTTCGACAGGGAACAGAAGCTGGGACATTTTTTCATTGCCGCTGCTCCCGGTGTTCTTGCTCCGGGGCTCGATTTCGGGAAGAGAATGGAGACCATGATTGAGGAGATTAAAGCCCTGCCGCCATCCGGAGGCAATGAGAAGGTTTTTCTCCCGGGGGAAATCGAGGCGATGACGGAAAAAGACCGGACGGAAAACGGCATACCCCTCGAAGAGGACGTGGTGAAGGAACTGCAGGAACTTGGAGCAGCGTATGGCCTGAGTTTTCCGGGGTAACCGGGGCAGTATTCTTTCAAAACGCTGTATTAAACGAAATGACATTGAATAGGGAGTGAAATTTCGTGAAGCTTTTCGACTGTACACTGCGTGATGGTGCAAATGTTCTGGGGAAAGGTTTCCCTGCGGATCTGACAGAGATGATGCTGCAGGGCCTGATCGAAAACGGGATCACAGCCATTGAATACGGAAATGCCGGCGGAATCGGGGCCTATGAAGTGTCTAACTCCATTGCCCCTCTCACAGACCTGGAGTATCTGGATCTGGTACAGCCCTATCTCGGCAAGGCTGAAATAGGAATGTTCCTCAACGCGAAGCGCTACAGGGAGCAGAATGTGGTGCTCGCTGCCGAAAAGGGGCTGGCCTTCCTCCGAGTGGGGGCGGATGCGGGAGACTCGGCCATTGCCATGGATGCGGTCAGGATTGTCGCACACCACGGCATGAAGGTGTGCTACTCACTCATGAAGGCCTACATCGTCTCCCCTGCCGCTCTTGCCGAGGAATCCAAAAAACTCGAAGAAGCGGGAGTTAATGAAATAACCATAATGGACTCGGCCGGTTTCATGACTCCTGACCAGGCGTCCCGCTATACCGAAGCTCTCGTCAATGCGGTAGGGATTCCGGTAGGTTTTCACGGCCACAACAACCTGGGGCTCTCTGTGGCAAATGTGCTGGCCGCCATTGGGAGCGGAGCGGAGTTAATAGATTGCGGCCTGCTGGGAATGGCCCGCAGTGCCGGAAACACCCCCACCGAGGTTATTGCGGCGGTGCTGCAGCGGAATGGCAAACTGCCCGAAGTGAACCTTTTCGGCCTTCTCCGTTTCCTAGACGAACGGCTGATCCCCGCCATGGAGCAGTACGGGTATCACACGGCGATACCCCCCCTCGACCTCATCCTGGGGTATTCGGGCTGTCATTCGGGGTTCCTGAAAATTTTCCGCGATATTGCCCGGGAGAAAAAAGTTGACTTGCACCGCCTGATAGTTGAAGTAACCCGCAAGAACCAGAAATCACCGTCGGAAGAACAGATCCGGGCCGTGGCAGATGCCCTGTAGATGGGGCATCCGAAAGGAGACGGACAAGACGTGAAAATCGTGTTTGCAGGAGGGCAGGGGAGTACCCCTCGGGAATCCAGGAAAAGTTTCGGGAAATACTGCCGAAGAAGGTGTTTGAACTGGTCCCGGTCAACAGCGGGAAGGACTACGAAGAACTCTCCAATACTGATGTCATCGTACTGCGCATCTTCAAGGCCACAGAGGAACATAATCGAAAGCAACGGGAAGCTCAGGTTGATTCACAAGTAAGTGGAGGGAAGGCGTCGATTCAGTCGACGTGGAGGCCGCTACGGAACACGGCGTGCTCGTGGCCAATACTCCGGGAGCAAACGCCTACGCCGTCTCCGAACTTGCACTGCTTCTCATGCTTGCCCTGGGCAGGAACCTGCAGGCCCACACAAGGAGCATAGCTTCGGGCGTCTGGAGCAGGACCATGTTTCTGGACCAGACCTTCACCCTCAACAAAAAAATCGTCGGCTTGATCGGCGGAGGCAATATCGGGCGGCAGGTTGCGGCGAAAGTGCAGGCATTCGGAGCCTCGGTGCAGTATTACGACACGTTCCGCCTTCCGGAGCAGCTCGAAAGGGAGTG harbors:
- a CDS encoding tripartite tricarboxylate transporter TctB family protein; this translates as MTQRKQDIIFGATGTAISLVVLWLSVQYPSDSALFPLLSASGIFVCSLAVLIMAIKSKEGSEKVEGINLRSAALFGAVLLLYVLSIEKAGFFSSSFFFVMAVSMLWGGFGKGVSLRFSLLFAALFTVFLYITFVKIFTVPLPKGFLL
- a CDS encoding tripartite tricarboxylate transporter permease, with translation MFEQLVSSLSGTLVFANLVAMVVSTAAGIMVGALPGLSASMGVALLIPFTFTMDPLTGLLCMAGMYNGAIYGGSIAAILINIPGTPGAVVTTFDGNAMAKKGEGRYALETAVICSTVGGVASALALMFIAPYLAALALKFGPAEYFWISVLGLSTIASFLSGSTVKGLFCAFAGLFISTVGIDQISGVFRFTFDNMYLMEGFPEIVVLIGLYSIPEVFTMLEEVAAGKTAAANNFLLEQATNKEEKRWTFRQDFKASIPTWTRSSIIGIVIGMIPGAGSSIAAFISYKEAKRKSKNPDNFGKGEVEGIRASETANNAVTASAMIPMLTFGIPGNVVTAIMVGGLLIHGLHPGPNLFIKEPRIVYGLMWGMLLTNFIMLTLGYFGARFFAKCLKMPTVILAAAIAVLSTVGTYSLNNSMFDVYSMLCFGVVGLVMRKMKLPIAPAVLGIILGPLAETELRRALMIADSPIEIFTRPLSFFLFLLTLLSLFYPVFKARFAARGTKA
- a CDS encoding Ldh family oxidoreductase, with the protein product MELFKKEKLESFCSSVYQAAGVLRERGDILAASMVHASLRGVESHGVSRTGIYLKRITSGMVRPNAALKIERGGRSGAMMDAGNTIGQFAASEASKLAAELAEENGIGCVGVRGSNHFGAASFYTLPLAQKGYIALAMSNAPTTMALWGAGKPYTGTNPLSYALPAGKYEPLVLDMATSIVARGKIRRAWKKGEKIPSDWAIDKDGNPTEDPEKALEGYVLPFGGPKGSAIALFIEVMAGVLTGAAFGPSLGSMYNDFDREQKLGHFFIAAAPGVLAPGLDFGKRMETMIEEIKALPPSGGNEKVFLPGEIEAMTEKDRTENGIPLEEDVVKELQELGAAYGLSFPG
- a CDS encoding 4-hydroxy-2-oxovalerate aldolase — translated: MKLFDCTLRDGANVLGKGFPADLTEMMLQGLIENGITAIEYGNAGGIGAYEVSNSIAPLTDLEYLDLVQPYLGKAEIGMFLNAKRYREQNVVLAAEKGLAFLRVGADAGDSAIAMDAVRIVAHHGMKVCYSLMKAYIVSPAALAEESKKLEEAGVNEITIMDSAGFMTPDQASRYTEALVNAVGIPVGFHGHNNLGLSVANVLAAIGSGAELIDCGLLGMARSAGNTPTEVIAAVLQRNGKLPEVNLFGLLRFLDERLIPAMEQYGYHTAIPPLDLILGYSGCHSGFLKIFRDIAREKKVDLHRLIVEVTRKNQKSPSEEQIRAVADAL